One Glycine max cultivar Williams 82 chromosome 4, Glycine_max_v4.0, whole genome shotgun sequence DNA segment encodes these proteins:
- the LOC102664118 gene encoding uncharacterized protein, with the protein MASNGHFLANLPVLTGKNFSRWQVQMKALFGYQDLSDIVENGGTTAKEAWDTLNKAYAGADKVKKVLLQTLKRQFEQLQMEKSEGIGNFFGRLQVLANSMKGYGEKFTDLMLIEKVLRSLNPKFDDIVVAIEESKDLESISIDELQGSLEAHEQRLQERNNCSTKLAETAFQAQQNLRNSGNESSRGKRGKFKNLRGRGNYGSREHSNKKNYGNQSSNRGGHNGNRGRGGKKTWDKKNADCYNCGKKGHYAVDCWYKIKILLMRLNVALYK; encoded by the exons ATGGCTTCCAATGGCCATTTTCTCGCGAATCTCCCAGTTCTCACTGGCAAGAACTTTAGCAGGTGGCAAGTTCAGATGAAAGCCTTGTTTGGCTACCAAGATTTATCCGACATCGTTGAGAATG GTGGAACTACTGCGAAAGAAGCCTGGGACACGTTGAACAAAGCTTATGCTGGTGCAGATAAAGTCAAGAAAGTGCTCTTACAAACCCTGAAAAGACAGTTTGAACAACTGCAGATGGAAAAGAGTGAAGGTATTGGAAATTTCTTCGGTAGATTACAAGTTCTTGCTAATTCAATGAAAGGCTATGGTGAGAAATTCACTGATCTAATGTTGATTGAAAAAGTATTAAGATCCTTGAATCCAAAATTCGACGACATTGTGGTTGCTATTGAGGAATCAAAGGATTTGGAATCCATAAGCATTGATGAATTACAAGGTTCCCTCGAAGCCCATGAGCAAAGATTGCAAGAAAGGAATAATTGTAGTACAAAACTTGCTGAAACAGCTTTTCAGGCTCAACAAAACCTGAGGAACTCTGGAAATgaatcatctagaggaaagagAGGCAAATTCAAGAACTTAAGAGGAAGAGGGAACTATGGATCAAGAGAGCATTCAAATAAGAAAAACTATGGCAACCAAAGTTCCAATAGAGGAGGACATAATGGAAATCGAGGGAGAGGAGGAAAAAAGACATGGGACAAGAAGAATGCAGATTGTTACAATTGTGGAAAGAAGGGACACTATGCTGTTGATTGCTGGTACAAGATAAAAATCCTACTGATGAGGCTCAATGTGGCCCTATACAAGTAG